In Fusobacterium periodonticum ATCC 33693, a single genomic region encodes these proteins:
- a CDS encoding histidine phosphatase family protein has protein sequence MEIYFVRHGQTIWNVEKRFQGLSDSPLTELGITQAKLLGKKLKDIKFDKFYSTSLKRANDTANYIKGDRGQEVEIFDDFVEISMGDMEGMGHEEFKKLYPEQVKNFFFNQIEYDPREYHGESFLEVRERVIRGLNKFIELNKNYERVLVVSHGATLKTLLHYISGKDISTLSDEAIPKNTSYTIVEYKDGKFAITDFSNTSHLEEIK, from the coding sequence ATGGAGATTTATTTTGTGAGACATGGACAAACGATTTGGAATGTTGAGAAAAGATTCCAAGGGCTTTCTGATTCCCCTCTTACTGAGTTAGGAATTACTCAAGCAAAATTATTAGGTAAAAAGTTAAAAGATATTAAATTTGATAAATTTTATTCTACTTCTTTAAAAAGAGCTAACGATACTGCAAACTATATAAAAGGTGACAGAGGGCAAGAAGTTGAAATTTTTGATGATTTTGTTGAAATTTCAATGGGAGATATGGAAGGTATGGGTCATGAAGAATTTAAAAAACTTTATCCAGAACAAGTAAAAAACTTCTTTTTCAATCAAATTGAGTATGATCCTAGAGAATATCATGGAGAAAGTTTTCTTGAAGTTAGAGAAAGAGTTATCAGAGGTTTAAATAAGTTTATTGAATTAAATAAAAATTATGAAAGAGTTTTAGTTGTGAGTCATGGAGCAACTTTAAAAACTTTATTACACTATATAAGTGGAAAAGATATTTCTACTTTAAGTGATGAAGCTATACCTAAAAATACTAGCTACACCATAGTAGAATATAAAGATGGAAAATTTGCAATTACAGATTTTTCTAACACAAGTCATTTAGAAGAAATAAAATAA
- a CDS encoding tRNA (cytidine(34)-2'-O)-methyltransferase, with protein sequence MNIVLFQPEIPYNTGNIGRSCVLTNTTLHLIKPLGFSLDEKQVKRSGLDYWSSVDLKIWESFEDFLEANRNIRLFYATTKTKQKYSDVKYEENDFIMFGPESRGIPEEILNKNPERCITIPMIPMGRSLNLSNSAVIILYEAYRQLGFNF encoded by the coding sequence ATGAATATAGTATTATTCCAACCCGAAATTCCTTATAATACAGGAAATATCGGAAGAAGCTGTGTGCTAACAAATACTACACTCCATCTAATCAAGCCATTAGGTTTTTCTCTTGATGAAAAGCAAGTTAAAAGATCAGGGCTTGATTATTGGTCTAGTGTTGATTTGAAAATATGGGAATCTTTTGAGGATTTCTTAGAAGCTAACAGAAATATACGTTTGTTTTACGCTACAACAAAGACTAAACAGAAATATTCTGATGTCAAATATGAGGAAAATGATTTTATCATGTTTGGACCAGAATCAAGGGGAATACCTGAAGAAATTTTAAACAAAAATCCTGAAAGATGTATAACTATCCCAATGATACCAATGGGAAGATCTTTAAATCTTTCTAATTCAGCTGTTATAATTTTATACGAGGCATATAGACAATTAGGTTTTAATTTTTAG